The genomic interval GGAGCTTGTCGCCCAGGGACATGTGCTTCAGGTGGTCGGCCTTGGCCTGCTTCGCCTCGGCGTTGAGCTGCGCGATTTCATTCTTCAACTGCACGCGGTTCGCGCTGTCGCGCACCGAGGCCGGCAGCCCATCCATGGAGCCCACCTTCTTGGGGTCCGCGCTGATGGCCTGCATCTGCTCCGTCGGGGACAGCCCCTTCCACCAACCCGCGCGCGCCTTGGGGTCCGCCGGCGCTCCGTCCAACGCGCCGGAAACGGCCTGGGTCTTCTCCCCCGTGAGCTTCTCCGCGCCCACCTTCTTCGGCCCCTCGAAGGCCGACAGCGTCTGAAGGGGCTTCTCCGCGGCGCCCTTCGGTTTCTCGACGGCCTTCTCCGTGGCGACTCGCGCGGCCTCGGCACGTCGACGGGCAGCCTCGGCTGCGTTGCGCTGGGTGGGTGCGATTCCGGCCATGACATCGCCTCATGGAGTAGGGGGATGCTGAATCATCGGCGCCGGTGAGAAAATGTTTCCTGAGGTCTGGGAAAAGATGAAGGCCCGGGGTCGCGCGATGCGACCGCCGGGCCTTGTTTCAACGGATCGAGCGAAGACTACTTGTTGGGGTTGTCCACGCCGTTGTTCGTCCAGGTGTAGCGCTGAATCCAGTCACCGCCGATGCCCGGCCCCTGCTCGCGCTTGCGGTCACCCACGAGCGACGGCGGCAGGCCCTTGTCCTGGAAGCTGGCGGGGACGCGCGTGCCCGACTCGAAGTGCGAGTTGTTGACGACCTCGTAGCTGAGGTTGGGCTTGCCCGTCTTCTCGTCGATGCCCGTGCACGTCACCTGGGTGCGGTACGAGCCGATGAACCACTCCAGCGAGGTGTGCTTGTTCTTGCTGTTCTCCGCGGTGTCCTCGCCGGCGAAGACATAGAGCGCCTTGTCCTTCACTTCCTTGCTGGCACCCTCGGGAGGGAACGTGTCACCCGGCTTCGGGTTCGGGTACATCTTGAAGAACTCTTCGGTCACCTTCTGCTGGTGAGGACGTCCCGCCAGGTCATCCGTGTAGGCGTTGTTGCTGACGTTGACGCGGTCGGTGCCGTCGGCCGTCTTGTCCCACGTGCCCAGGTCCTTGGGCTTCTCCTCGAGCAGCCACGTGCCCCACAGCTTCGGCCAGTCGCCCTTGAGCTTCTGCCCCGTCTGAGGGTCCGTGGTGCGGTTGATGCCCTCCAGGTCCACGCGGCCCAGCGTCTTCAGGCTCTGCGTGAGCGAGGAGTCCTTGCCGGTAATCACCTCGGACGTCTTGGCCAGCGCGTCCACGCCGAACTCGCCCGCCTTCAACAGCTTGTCCGTCGCGCCGTCCGGCAGCAGCGAGGTGGCGCCGTGGTAGGCCACGCGCAGGCCGCCCTGGAGGGCGTCGCGGGCCAGGTCCCCGGGGTCCGTCACGGCCTTCTTGAGCGTGTCCGTGACGGGGTTGTGCTTCACGTCCTCGAAGACGTCCTTCGAGGTGTCCACGACCGCCTTCTTCACGTCCTTCGCCTTGTCGACGACGGTGTCCTTCACCTCGTTGACAGTCGACGTCACCTTCCGCTTCACATCGCTGAAGCTAGGGATACCGAAACCCATGGGGGAAACCTCTCTGGAATTGGCGGCAACGACCTATGCTGAGTTATCGCCCCAGGGCCCCCGATTGTTTCTCACAAATCGAGACCCCTGATTTCCTTCGAGGAAGCGGGCACCGTCGAGCTCGCGGAGAACACGTACCGGAGCAGCAGCGCCCCCACGGCCACCGACGCGCTGAGCACCGACATCTCCACCAGCGCCCCCTGTCGCTCCAACAGTCGCAGCAACCCTGTCAACCCCGGGGGTGACGGATTCGGCCCTTCTCCAGGAACAGCCGTGTCCGACCTCCAGCACCAGACCGCTGCCGACAACGACACTCATTATCGATTTCGCCTCAGGACCTTAGAGGTCCAGTCGTACATACAGGTGCTTGGCCCCCAGGGGTGGAATCAAGGGGGGCTGACCTGGACCCCCACCGTTCCGCGGAGTAATGTTCTCGGTAGCACTTCGTGCGGCGCCCGGAGTTTCAGAACCAGCGCCACGACGTTTTCACGCCCCCCCCGCCCCGCGAAGGCACTTCATGTCATTCCTTGATCGCGTCCTCGAGCCGCCTAGCTACGGCTACGAGAAGAATGGGCTGGTCCATGTGCCGACGGCACAGGCCATTGCCCGGGAGTTCTTCTCTCGCCTCAACATCCTCAGCACCCGCAAGAACTGGCTTGCCCTGGTGGGATGGACCACGACGCTGAGCCTGGGAGTCCCGCTGGCGCTCTCCTTCACCCACTTCTTCAATGGGTGGTTCTGCCTCGCGGGCTTCGTCTACGGGATGGTGGTGCTGGGCACACACGGCACCATCTGGTTCCACCGATATGCGACGCACCGCGCCTTCCAGTTCAAGAACGCCTTCTGGCGCGAGCTGTGTCGCAACCTCGTCGTGAAAACCATCTCCGAGGAGGTGTATGTCATTTCTCACCACGTCCACCACGCCAAGGCCGAGCAGCCGGGCGACCCCTACAACGTGCAGGCGGGCTGGCTGTATTGCTTCCTAGCGGACGTCAACCACCAGGGCATCCACCGGGACTTGAGCCCCAAGGACTACGCGCAGCTGTGCAAGCTGATGGACCACACGGGGGTGCGATTGAACAGCCATGCCCAGTACCTGAAGTGGGGCTCGCTGTGCCATCCCGCGTGGACGGTGCTGCACTTCCTGGTGAACTGGGCCGTCTGGTACGGACTCTTCTTCCTCATCGGCGGACACGCGTTGGCGCTGGCGCTCTTCGGTTGGGCGGGCGTGTGGGTGGTGGGCGTGCGGACGTTCAACTACGACGGGCACGGGGGCGGAAAGGACCGGCGGCGCGACGGGATTGATTTCAACCGGAAGGACCTGTCCATCAACCAGTGCTGGCCAGGGCTCATCACCGGCGAGTGGCACAACAACCACCACCTGTATCCACATGGCGCACGGGCGGGGTTCCTGCCGTACCAGTTCGACCCGGCGTGGCACGTCATCCGGTTCGGCTGGAAGGTGGGCGCCGTCCGCTCGTATCGAGACTTCCAGGAGGACTTCCTGGCGCGCCACTACCGCCCCTGGCTGGAGTCCCGGAAGCAGCCGTGAGCGGCTAGGACTCGCCCGCGCCCTGCGCTAGCCTGGATGGCGCATGGCGACAGAGAAGGCACTGCTCCTCATCGCGGATATCGGCGGCTACACCCGCTTCATGAAACATCACCGCTTCAGCCTCGCGCATGCGCAGGACGCGGTGGCGCAGCTGCTCGAAGCCGTCATCGACGCTTCGGGCCGGCTCAAGCTGGCCAAGCTGGAGGGAGACGCGGCCTTCTTCTACTCCGTCGGCGACGACTGTGGGGCTTTCGCCCGGCAGGTCGCGGACATCCGCCGGGCCTTCGTCGCGCGGCGCGAGCGGCTGGTCGTCGACCGCATGTGCCAGTGTGACGGCTGCATGCAGGTGGGCATGTTGACGCTCAAGTTCGTCGCCCACCTGGGCGAGGTCGCCTTCCAGCGCGTGAAGCACCTCACGGAGCTGGCGGGCGTCGACGTCATCCTGGTGCACCGGATGTTGAAGAACGACGTCCCGGTGTCCGAGTACCTCTTGATGACCGACGCCGTGCACGAGCGGCTCCAGCCGGAGCTGCGCCAGCTGACCCAAGGGCTCGAGCACGAGTTCGAGGGACTGGGCCGCACCGCCACGCACTACCTCGACCTCCACCAGAGCGGAGAGGAGCTCCCCGCGGCGCTCGCCCCGAAGCTGTCTCGCAGGCTGTGGAACAAGCTGTCGCTGGAGCTGCGCACGCTGAAGTACGTGCTCGGCATCGAGAAGCCCTGCCAGGACTTCCGCAACGTCGAGATTGTCGACACACGGCAAACGCCCCACTCCCATCCCCCGCGCACCTGAGCGAGACATGCGGGCCCGGACCGCTCGTCCCCGAGCGGCGCCCGACATGCCGGAGCCGGAAGGACCTCATGAAGAACCTCGACTGTGGACATGCCGCGCCCGCCACCGGGCGCTGGTGCAGCCATCTGCTGGACGATGAGGACACCGCCTACCTCGTCCGCTTCACGGGCCAGGGCATGGACCACGAGCTGCTCTGTGACGCGTGTGAGAAGGCCCCTCCCCGGTACGTGTCCATCTGCTCGGCCTGCCACCATGTGCGGATGGGGAGGATCTTCGACCAGGCCGGCATCCGCGGGCGTCCGGAGATTCGCACCCGGGAGACCGCGTTGCGCTTCGAGCACCGGGAGCTGAGCCTCCCCGCGCTCACGGGCCGCACCCTCAAGGCCGTCACCGCCCTGGGGACAGCGAATCGCTCCGTGTGGCTCGCGGTGGACGAGCGCGGCGAGTTGCTCCGCCTGGACCTGGAGGAGGACACGCTCACCCGCCTGGGCTCGGTGAGCGCGCAGGCGCTCGACCTCTCCGCCGAGCTCACGCTCCATGCGTCTCCGTGTGGGCGCTTCGCGGCGGTGGTGAACAGCCGGGGGTCTCGCGGCGTGGTGCTGGAGCTGACGTCTGGCGCGGTGAAGCTCGCGCTCGACCGGGGCGACTACCATGTCGAACACTGTGAGTTCTCCGTCGCCTTCTTCCGCGATGGCGACAGGACCCTCGTGGTGCATGCGACCGCGTGGAACCGGCTCGACGTGACGGACCCGGCCACGGGGGAGCTGTTGACCCGGCGCGAGTTCGCCCCCGCGAAGGAGGGTGCGAACACACGCGACACACACGAGCTGGACTACTTCCACTGCGGGCTGACGGTGTCGCCGGATGGAGCCTGGCTCGTGGACGACGGCTGGGTGTGGCATCCGGTGGGGATGCTGGCGAGCATCTCGCTGCGCCGATGGCTGCATGAGAACGTCTGGGAGTCGGAGGACGGCCCCTCCCGGAAGCTGCTCCGCGAATGCTCCTACTACTGGGATGCGCCCTCGTACTTCGCCGGCCCGCGCACGCTGGTCACCTGGGGCTTCGGCGGGGACGTCGACTCCCTCATGGATGCCGCGATGCTCTTCGACGTCGAGTCCGGCAACCTGCTGCGCTGGTTCCCGGGTCCCCGTGGACAGTTCCACGGGGACGGGAACCTGCTGCTCGCGACCTCGCAGGACCAGGGCACCTGTGTCTGGGACCTGGAGACGGGTGAGCGGCTCCACCAGGATGCCGCCCTGAAGCCAACGGCCTGGCATCCCTCGGCGCGGCGCTTCCTGACGGTGCTGCCCGAGGGCGCCGTGCGCGAGAGCGCCCTGAGCGGCGCGGCGTGGTGAACGCGCGCGACGCTCAGGTGGGGAACACCGACAGCTCCACCTGACGCAGCCGCTCGGGGTCGGTCAGCGTCTCGAAGGAGCGGACCTTTCCTTCGTGGACGGTGAAGACGAGCACCGAGTGCAGCCGGCCCCTCGGGGCCACCACGAGGCCAATCTTTCCGTCGATGAGCGCCACCTGGGCCATCCGGGCCCGGTGCGCGTGGAGACGGGCCTGAGCCGCCACGTCCCTCGCGCCGCGGACCTCGGAGGGGACACCTGGAGGCAGCCTCGCGTCCGTGCGGACCACGACGTCCGGGTCCAGCACCGCGAGCAGCGCGTCGAGGTCCCCGCCTCGAGAGGCGGCGAGGAACGCGCTGACGACCTCGCGCTGACGGGAGAGGTCCGCATCCGCCGAGAGGGCCGCGCCGTGAACCCTGCGGCGCGCGCGGCTGGCCAACTGCCGCGTCGCCGTCGAGTTGCGCCCGACGATGGGGGC from Myxococcus stipitatus carries:
- a CDS encoding fatty acid desaturase, with amino-acid sequence MSFLDRVLEPPSYGYEKNGLVHVPTAQAIAREFFSRLNILSTRKNWLALVGWTTTLSLGVPLALSFTHFFNGWFCLAGFVYGMVVLGTHGTIWFHRYATHRAFQFKNAFWRELCRNLVVKTISEEVYVISHHVHHAKAEQPGDPYNVQAGWLYCFLADVNHQGIHRDLSPKDYAQLCKLMDHTGVRLNSHAQYLKWGSLCHPAWTVLHFLVNWAVWYGLFFLIGGHALALALFGWAGVWVVGVRTFNYDGHGGGKDRRRDGIDFNRKDLSINQCWPGLITGEWHNNHHLYPHGARAGFLPYQFDPAWHVIRFGWKVGAVRSYRDFQEDFLARHYRPWLESRKQP
- a CDS encoding DUF2652 domain-containing protein, which codes for MATEKALLLIADIGGYTRFMKHHRFSLAHAQDAVAQLLEAVIDASGRLKLAKLEGDAAFFYSVGDDCGAFARQVADIRRAFVARRERLVVDRMCQCDGCMQVGMLTLKFVAHLGEVAFQRVKHLTELAGVDVILVHRMLKNDVPVSEYLLMTDAVHERLQPELRQLTQGLEHEFEGLGRTATHYLDLHQSGEELPAALAPKLSRRLWNKLSLELRTLKYVLGIEKPCQDFRNVEIVDTRQTPHSHPPRT
- a CDS encoding sigma-70 family RNA polymerase sigma factor, coding for MDERNLSAEDFQTHRAHLRGVAYRMLGSLSEAEDAVQEAWLHLSRADTREVTNPRGWLTTVVARVCLDFLRTRKSRREEAQDEQGAEPVRTDASTPEQEALMADSVGLALLVVLEALNPPERIAFVLHDMFSMSFDEIAPIVGRNSTATRQLASRARRRVHGAALSADADLSRQREVVSAFLAASRGGDLDALLAVLDPDVVVRTDARLPPGVPSEVRGARDVAAQARLHAHRARMAQVALIDGKIGLVVAPRGRLHSVLVFTVHEGKVRSFETLTDPERLRQVELSVFPT